Within Nostoc flagelliforme CCNUN1, the genomic segment GCATCATACTTAATTAAAAAAGTAGGATCTAAAACTTTTATTGCTTCTTTATTGCATTCATTAGTAACAATTTCTAGACTATTAGAATCTCGAACTAAAATGGTTTGGAACTGATTAATCAATGTATATATTTCTTGTTGATAACTCCCTAATTCCGTTGTATTACCAAAACTTGCTGCATAACTTATCTTACGAGTAGTTTTATTGCTAACAAAGTCTAAAAAGAAAGAAGAATTATACCCTCTAAAGGAAGCTATACACCATATTTGGTCACTGCCACATATTACTACATCATACTTATCATGATAGGATTTCAAGCCTTTTTTATCATAAAATCTTTTCTGGCTTAACTTAACATGAGAAAGGAGGAAGCTTCTCATTTTCCAATATTTTGAAATATTAATTAAAGATTTTTGATTAATACGAATTTTCTTACTTTCATTAATACTAGACTTTACCCTTTTAATCGGAAGTAAAGGTCTGAAATACATCCATGCTATTTTAAGAGGCCGATAGTCTATTATTTCAACATCATAGCCTTGACTGTTAAGAAAAGTCCAAAGAGCACAAGCCTGGAGTGTTGCTCCGTAATTGTCTACATGGTGAAAAGTTAAAATTCCGATTTTCATCTTTGCCTCTTTGATAAACTATGAATTTCGTCTTAATTTGATAGCCTAAATTTTTGGCTAATTAATTTTATGGGATTAGATAGATTTAATACATAACAAAGCTTATACTTTTTTTTTGATTTTGATATTCAAACTTTCTCCTAAGTCAAGTAGCCGTCTAAAAAGCTTGGGCGATATTACTGAGACAGTAATAATATAAATTGAGATACCTAATATCGCTGAAATAGCTAGTAACATCCATGCTTCAAGAAATTTACCTAAGAAATATTTAGTAGTTAATATAGTTACAACCATTGGTCCAGAAGCTACTAAAGGTACTATGTATAAACGCAGATAGTTATTTAAATTTATCTTAACAAGTTTATTAATAGCTAATAACGAAATAGGTAATATGAGGTAACCACGAACTACATAAGCAGAAGCAACCGCTACAATACCTAATCTGACTACCAGAGCAAAACCAATGACATTAGCAACGGTATTTATAACTTGTATCCATAGCCTCCAGGAAGGTTTGCCTAGTGCCAGAATTACAGAATTGTTATAAAAGAAAATGAGATGAATAGGACCAATAAGAGATAGTATTTGCAATACTGGAATGCTCTGAATCCACTGCTCACCAAAAAAGACTTTTATAAATTCAGTTGCTAATACTGGTACACAAAGAAATATTGGGAAAGCAATGACACTTGTGAACTGACTAGCAGTATAGAAAGCACTTAGTAATCGTTCTGGTTCTGCCTGTAACCTAGAAAATATTGGTAGTGCAACCTTAGTTGTAGTACTGATTAAAACCTGCATCATTACTAGCAGCAATTTATAGGCAACCGAGTAATAGCCTAATGCAACTAGTCCTAGAAAGTAGCCAATGAGTAAGTCATCGGCTCGGCGATTGAAAAAGTTAATTATGTTAAACGCAGATATGTTAATACCAAAGGTAAAAAGTTCTTTAGCATGTAAGGTAGAAAATTTGAATCCTGGTCGCCAATCGCTAACTCGCCACAAGACTAAAACCTGTATAAAACTACTTGATAGTTGTTGACCGACGAGACTCCAAACGCCAAAGCCTAAAAAAGCCATCCAAACGCCAACTATTCCACCTATTATCACTGCTAATAGTGAGCGGATTGCTAAACTTTTGAAGGCAAACCGACGTTCAAGAACCGCTTGCTGCACGCTGCTCAATCCATTAAATACAAAGCTTATAGATAAGCATTGAATGATTGGTACTAACTGCGGCTGTTTAAAGAAATCAGCTGTTAATCCAGCGCTAGCAATACTTAATACAGTTAAAAGTATACTGATTCCTAAAGTTGTCCAGAATGCAGTGTCTAAGTGTTCTGCATCTATCTCTTGACGTTGGATAATTGCTACAGAGAATCCTTGATCAACAAAAATTTGTACAAATTCAATAAATATATATGCTAAAGCAATTAAACCAAAAGTTTCTGGATTAAGTAAACGAGCTAGAATAAAGAAAACAATTAAAGAGACTACTTGGCGTCCCCAACTTTCTATAACAGTCCAGACTACACTTTTAACAGCTTTTTGTCGTAAATTAGATGAATCTTTAGGTGATTCCATTACAGAGTTTACCGATGAAAGAACCTAGAGTATATAGCTTTGATATTGCTGGCTATGAGCAGCTGGATTATTTTTTTCACGCCAATCAGTTACACCTTATTTTATTTAGCTTTTAGTTATAATCAAAATTTTTTACTCCGAAAATAACATAAAAACTACGTAAGGCAATGATTACCGTGAAGAAAATATTTTTTAGCTTAAGTAATTCTTCATAGAAGAGTCTACCACAATCTTCTTGTAAATTGGCAGCAATTCAAGAAACTATTAGCATAAAATTTACTGATGAGCCAGCCTATTGAATTTTCATATAAAACGCCCTGTTACTTATACCCCATCTTCCGCACTTCAAGATGTATTATAAATGCTACATAAATAGTTACTAAGAATATTCATATTATTAAGTATTAATGCTGGTAATAATTATTGGCTGGACGATGCTTATAGCGATCGCTATATTTGGTCATCTTAGTATGTTACAAAGTGAAGTACAGAAAGTGGGATGAAAGTATTTTTGCTACTAAAGAAATAGGGATGATCAAAAAAAGTGAGAGAATTAGGAATTAAACTTTCATAAATAAAATCTCACGCAAAAAATGGATTATCAAAAAAAAGAGATTGAGATTAAAAACTGTACGTTCGCTCATTTTTGAAGGGGAAGAGGAATTAATGCCTTACTGTGTAAGGTTTCAAAGTGATTGTGGATCTGATGGTGGTCATACCGTGTAATACATGAAAGGAATTAGAGGCGATCGCTGATAAATATGCCCTTGGTGTAATTCTTCATATTACATCCGAAAGCTACCGATTAAGGGTTATTACGGTGCAATACACGGGATAAGAGTAGACTAATGTTGAAGCGGGACATTCAAGGCAAGTTCGCCCTCATTGACGATGATTATCGTCAAGTGCGCTCTTTAAGAGTAACTGATGAAACCTGGAAGGCTTTGGGGATCGCTGCTGAATGCTTCGGTATGAGTAGAGCTGATTACTTGGAACAGGTGATTAGGGGCAATGCTAGCCCAAGTAATACATGGAGAAAAGAGTCGGTAAATCAAGCCAAAACTACTGTTGTTGAATTTGCGACTATGCCACTGTTGGTGGCAACACTTGAAACTTTACGTGACCAAGTTTTACTACAATTAAAGTTAGGTAAGCAAGCTCCAAGCTACAAAGCAGCACTTAAAGCCCTGAATCATTTTATTGCGGCACTAACTCACCACTATACACAAGAGTCCGAATAGATTAGGCACAAGACACGAATAAATCAGCCCAGCCGTATCAATAATATTTTTGGCAAAACCGAGATATCTAGGCGCTTTCGCCCGTAAGGCGCTCATCGACGGCTGGGCTGATTTATTTATTGGATCTCCCTTAGAGGAAAAACAGTGGAAATAAGTTCCGAGCGAATAGACGATATTCCGTTGATCGTGGAATGGCTCAAACAGATGGAAATAGCCAAATGTATTGACCAAAAGCTGAAGGAACCGCATGGAAACCACAAAGGACTGAGCTACGGGCAATTGAGTGTATTGTTATTAACATATATAATTACCCAGTCAGACCATCGGTTGTCTGCTGTGGAACCCTGGGTAGAAGCACACCGAAAGATTTTAGAGTTAAGCACCGGGTGGTCGATAGCGGAAAAAGACGCCAGTGATGACCGATTGGGAAGGGTAGTAGAAGAATTAGGTAAGCAGTCTTCAGCTAGGCAAGAAATAGAAATAAAGTTGGGACGACATCTGATTCGGTCCTACGAATTACCGACAGAAGTGGCACGAGCTGATACAAGCAGTTTTAGTGTGAATCATCAACAGGGCGAATCAGTAGAAGAAAGTCTACTGCGTTATGGCTACTCTAAAGATCAACGTCCAGACTTGCTGCAATACCGTCAATTACTGGCAACCCTCGACCCGATGGGAATGCCATTGATCAGCGCCACCCTTGAAGGTAATGGAGCCGATGACCCATTATATTTTCCCACTTGGCAAAAAATGGCGAAAGTGATTGGACACAAAAAGTTTGTCTTCATCGCCGATTGTAAAGCTTCTTCAATTGCAACTCGCGCCCAAATTGCTGCAAATGGAGGTGTTTATAGCGGTTCTCAGTTGGGTGCAATATAGTAACAACAGTGAGTGAACCATCCAATAATGTCTTTTTTAGTCACTGTATCTAAGGCATTTGTGATGGCTTGATCTAACTCTTCGTAGGTTCTAGCAGCTTGCGATCGCAAAAACTCTTTCACTTTCGACCAACAGTTTTCAATCGGCGAAAAATCAGGAGAATAAGGAGACAAGTACACTAACCTTGCACCAACGGCTCAATGGCTTCCTTTATACCCGTAACTTTGTGAGAACTGAAATTATCCATTACAACAGTTGCCCCAGGCCAAAGATTTGGAACCAAAACTTGAGTAACATAGGTTCAAATGCTGACCTATTAGTACCACCAGTAAAAGTCATCGCGGCAATGATTCCTTCTGTTGACATAGCCCCAATCATCGTTACATTTTTTCCGCGCCCGACGATCGCCATAAGCGCGAGTACCTTGGGGCGAACGAGCGAA encodes:
- a CDS encoding polysaccharide pyruvyl transferase family protein — encoded protein: MKIGILTFHHVDNYGATLQACALWTFLNSQGYDVEIIDYRPLKIAWMYFRPLLPIKRVKSSINESKKIRINQKSLINISKYWKMRSFLLSHVKLSQKRFYDKKGLKSYHDKYDVVICGSDQIWCIASFRGYNSSFFLDFVSNKTTRKISYAASFGNTTELGSYQQEIYTLINQFQTILVRDSNSLEIVTNECNKEAIKVLDPTFLIKYDALKNPPKIASKYILLYVQADMEAEEEEFIKLLAEQQNLTIVSVGRYERLAQINLETASPKDWIGLHSEASYIVTNTFHGTVFSIIFHKPFTVFLPSDKSNKVRDLLNDFGLTNRIFSEKSKPQLFNKQIFDIDYESVSITLESKIMESKKHLIEAILQGETDSKINVE
- a CDS encoding lipopolysaccharide biosynthesis protein, which encodes MESPKDSSNLRQKAVKSVVWTVIESWGRQVVSLIVFFILARLLNPETFGLIALAYIFIEFVQIFVDQGFSVAIIQRQEIDAEHLDTAFWTTLGISILLTVLSIASAGLTADFFKQPQLVPIIQCLSISFVFNGLSSVQQAVLERRFAFKSLAIRSLLAVIIGGIVGVWMAFLGFGVWSLVGQQLSSSFIQVLVLWRVSDWRPGFKFSTLHAKELFTFGINISAFNIINFFNRRADDLLIGYFLGLVALGYYSVAYKLLLVMMQVLISTTTKVALPIFSRLQAEPERLLSAFYTASQFTSVIAFPIFLCVPVLATEFIKVFFGEQWIQSIPVLQILSLIGPIHLIFFYNNSVILALGKPSWRLWIQVINTVANVIGFALVVRLGIVAVASAYVVRGYLILPISLLAINKLVKINLNNYLRLYIVPLVASGPMVVTILTTKYFLGKFLEAWMLLAISAILGISIYIITVSVISPKLFRRLLDLGESLNIKIKKKV
- a CDS encoding transposase, translated to MYLSPYSPDFSPIENCWSKVKEFLRSQAARTYEELDQAITNALDTVTKKDIIGWFTHCCYYIAPN